From the Oceanobacillus kimchii X50 genome, the window GGCAAAATGCTTCGCTACCATATAATGCTTAATTGGATTGTCTGCCCAACTATCACGATTATGAGCTTGGAAAGCACTAATCATAACAAAACGTTTTACACCAGTTTTTTCAGCAGCTTCGATGGATTTGACAGCACCATCTAAATCGATGAGTAGTGTTTTATCCGCGCCTGTGTTACCACCTGAACCAGCCGTAAATACAACTGCATCGGCTCCTTTCATTGCTTTGGCAAGATCTTCTACACTATCCTCTAAATTTGCTAGGACTGCATTAATTCCACGTTGCTTAAACTCTTCTAGTTGTTCTTCTTTACGTACCATCGCAGTAACATCATGATCTTTATTGGCTTGTAATTGATTTACAAGATGCGTTCCAATTTGTCCATTTGCTCCAATTACTAGTACATTCATTTATAACAACTCCTTCTAGTTAACTAATTCATCTTCTAATGTATGTTGTTCCCATTACTAATTTCTTTCAAACTTAATCATTTAAAAAATCAAAGACACCAATAACGGAGCAAGCATCGATACAATTACCGCGCTAACCACCATGGCCACTGTACCTAATGTGCCTTCCAACTCATCTATTTCTAATGAATGCGCAGAACCTATTGCATGGGATGCACTGCCGATACCCACTCCTCTTCCTACAACATGTTCTATTCGCATGGTTTTAAAAAGGAAGCCTCTCATAAATACTCCACTTATTCCAGCCATAATAACAAAAACAGCCGTTAAAGAGACTTCTCC encodes:
- a CDS encoding SDR family oxidoreductase, encoding MNVLVIGANGQIGTHLVNQLQANKDHDVTAMVRKEEQLEEFKQRGINAVLANLEDSVEDLAKAMKGADAVVFTAGSGGNTGADKTLLIDLDGAVKSIEAAEKTGVKRFVMISAFQAHNRDSWADNPIKHYMVAKHFADEKLTESSLDYTIIRPGGLLNDPAIGKIQASENLERGSIPREDVASTVVEVLDAQNTYHKGFDLISGETSIKDAVEKI